One Pseudomonas sp. MM213 genomic window, CGTGACGCAAAGCGCAATGAACATTCCAGTTGTTGGCTGCGCGTCGCCACCGGCTGGGCGCATGAGGGCTACGGCATCGCACTGATTCCTCGGGTCGGCATGGAAGTGTTGGTGGGGTTCCTCGATGCCGACGTCGATAAGCCGATGGTCATGGGCTGCGTGCCCAATGGCGCCAACTCGATACCGCTGAATCTGCCCGCCGACAAAACCCGCAGCATTTTCCGCAGCCAAAGTAGTCCCGGTGGCGGTGGTTACAGCGAATTACGCATCGAGGATCGCAAAGGCGCCGAGGAAATCTACCTGCGGGCCCAGCGAAACTGGACTCAACACGTGTTGAACGACCTGCACGTCCAGGTCGGAAATCAGCGCAGTGCGGTGATTGGTGCCAACGATAACCTGCACGTTCACGGTGACCGCTCCATCACCGTCAGCAACCAGACCCTCAAAGTGAGCGGGCAATTTCATGCCAGCGCCGGCCAGCAAATTGTCATCGACGGTGGCGCAAACGCGACCATTCAGGCGGGCGGCCACTGGATCAACATCGGCCCCGCCGGGATCTTCAGCAGCGTTCCGATTGAACTGGGCGGTGCGCCGATGCCGGCCATGGGCGCCGCGACCACTCAACAAACACTTCTGGCACTCAGCGCAGCACAGATTCTGACCCTGAAAAGCGACGCCCCATTCTGCGAAGAATGTGAACGCTGCAAGGGTGGTGTCTGTGCAGCCTGAGAGCTTGTCACCCCTCACTTGGTTGGAGCGCCAACCACTCGAGCCTTCCGAGCAGTTGTTCGCTGTGTTCGGCAATGCAAGCTCCGCCGAACCGTTCAAAGCCTGGCAGAGATCAAGTCCGTTGCATGCTCCGAGCCCGATCTGGGCCGACACCGCTTATGCCGAGTGGGAACCGGTCATGCCCTATGTCGGAATCGTCGCTGCTGACAGTGAGTTTCTGGACTGGGTCGCCACTACCGAGTCTCGCGATTGGGGTTGGCTGGCAGTTTCCTCTTCGCCTCAAGACGTGTTGATCGAACATCTGCGCAGCCTCACGCAAGTGTTTTTGCCCAATGGCAACGCGGTGTTTTTCCGCTTTTGGGACGGGCGTTATTTATTGCCGATTCTTCAGTCGGCCGAAGTCGATGTCACTCAACTGCTGCCGGTCGTGGGGCGGTGCCTGATCAATGGTCGGCCGCTCGACATCGGTGGAACTGCACTGAAAACCGCCAGGGTTTTTCCATGGTGGGAAATCTCCACAACGCTGTTGAAGCAACTTTGCGAACACTCAAACACCACTCGGCTGAACAACTTGCTCACTTGGCTGAGCGAGGACCGCCCTGATCTTTTCGAGGCGTTTTCCGAAAGCGTTTTGCGGCACAAAGTCGCGATCTTTCTGGAAGAGCCGGGCCTGCCGCCAGCCCCGAAATCAGCCTTGGTGGATTACCTGTCGATGGAGCTGGACTGATGGATCAGATCGTACGGATCGAGCAGGAGCTCGACGGTTTCAAGGACACGCTGAGTGTGTATCGCCAGCAACTCAAGGGCTTTTTAAGTCGTAACGCCGACAAGGTCAGCCGGGCAATGGACCTGCCCTCGCTGATGGACATGGACCGGCAGATCAAACTGGGCAATACCACTACGTCGGTGAGCCGCAGTGATGACGACTTTTTCTCCAGTGTTGCGCAGTGTCCGCTAAACGGAATTCTGCAGATCGAGAGCAAGTTCGAATCGGTTTATGACGTTCCGCTGGGGAACATTGATGTTGATGTGATTGCCGTTGATGGCGGCGAAAAAACCACTGTCACGCTTGATGAAAACGGCAAGGGACAATTCAGGGGCGTTGCCGGGAAGTTCTACCGCGTGCATGTCCACAGCGCGGTGACTTCGGATCAGGTTGATGAGCTTTTCAAGTCTTATGACGGCCTGACCGGGCAGTTGGAAGACTGGCTGCGCACTGAGTGGCAAGGCTTTAAGCCGCAGTGGTCGCAGTCGGCGTTTGCCGCCGCGGGTAACGGCATGCTGGCGGGAAGTTGGGCGGCGGTCATTGGTGTGTGGGACAGCATCAGCCTGCTCTCGGACATTCTCCAGGATCCCGGCAAGTTCGTTGAGCGGTTGGGTAGCAGTGCGGATGAACTGGCCACGCTCGCCAAAACCGCTCCGGACGTCATGGCCAAGGTCCAACTGCTGGCCAGTGACGAAGCGGCGCTGTGTTTGTTGTTGCGAACCGCCAGCCTCTGGCTGGAGATGTTGCCGCCCAGCGAGATCGCTGGAAAAACCGCCGAAGCACTGTCGACGGTGGTGGTTCAGTTGCTCATCGACATTCTAATTGGCGTGGTCCTGACCTTCGCCGGTGCGGGGGCGGGCATCGCCTACCTGAGTATGCGTCTCGCCAGCTACGGCGCCCGTATCGTCAGCGCCGTGCAGGGTTTCGTCAAAGCGATTTTCACCCTCATCAACAACTTCATGACCTACGTCGACCAGTACAAAAAGGTCGCCGCACGGGGCGTGGCAGCGGGTGTGAAAAAAGGCGGATTGCACCTGCGTTGGGA contains:
- a CDS encoding DUF4123 domain-containing protein; the encoded protein is MQPESLSPLTWLERQPLEPSEQLFAVFGNASSAEPFKAWQRSSPLHAPSPIWADTAYAEWEPVMPYVGIVAADSEFLDWVATTESRDWGWLAVSSSPQDVLIEHLRSLTQVFLPNGNAVFFRFWDGRYLLPILQSAEVDVTQLLPVVGRCLINGRPLDIGGTALKTARVFPWWEISTTLLKQLCEHSNTTRLNNLLTWLSEDRPDLFEAFSESVLRHKVAIFLEEPGLPPAPKSALVDYLSMELD